A stretch of Streptomyces vietnamensis DNA encodes these proteins:
- a CDS encoding TIGR03364 family FAD-dependent oxidoreductase: MSVQHTDTLVVGAGIVGLAHALAAARRGERVVVIERDDFAVGASIRNFGMIWAIGQERGHIYQRALRSREIWLEIAAKTGMWAERSGSLHLAHHPDEVAVLEEFIATTPAAREHGVTMLTARETLERSDVARPEGLLAAMWSPTEVNVDPRRAIPAVAEYLVAEYGVDIRFGTTVRDIGLPRVSTTAGEWHAERVFVCSGNDFATLYPDVFADSGLVRCKLQMMRTGVQPGGRQLGPMLCGGLTLLHYAAFDGLRSRAALAERMAGQLPFHREHGIHVLLSQTADGRLTIGDSHAYGMTHDPFAREEVDRAVLDYLGTFADLPDPRITERWTGYYPSLRDGRTELLVSPEPHVTVVNGVGGAGMTLSFGLAEETVIG, translated from the coding sequence CTCGCGCATGCTCTCGCCGCCGCCCGCCGCGGCGAACGCGTCGTCGTCATCGAACGCGACGACTTCGCCGTCGGCGCCTCCATCCGGAACTTCGGCATGATCTGGGCCATCGGTCAGGAACGCGGCCACATCTACCAGCGGGCCCTGCGCAGCCGCGAGATCTGGCTGGAGATCGCTGCCAAGACCGGCATGTGGGCCGAGCGCTCCGGCTCCCTGCACCTGGCCCACCACCCCGACGAGGTGGCCGTCCTGGAGGAGTTCATCGCCACCACGCCCGCCGCCCGCGAGCACGGCGTCACCATGCTCACCGCCCGCGAAACCCTCGAACGCAGCGACGTGGCCCGCCCCGAGGGACTGCTCGCCGCCATGTGGTCCCCCACCGAGGTCAACGTCGACCCGCGCCGTGCCATCCCCGCCGTGGCCGAGTACCTGGTCGCCGAATACGGCGTCGACATCCGCTTCGGCACCACCGTGCGCGACATCGGCCTGCCCCGCGTGTCCACGACCGCGGGCGAGTGGCATGCCGAGCGTGTCTTCGTGTGCAGCGGCAACGACTTCGCCACGCTCTACCCCGACGTGTTCGCCGACAGCGGTCTGGTGCGCTGCAAGCTGCAGATGATGCGCACCGGCGTCCAGCCCGGCGGCCGGCAGCTCGGCCCGATGTTGTGCGGGGGTCTGACCCTGCTGCACTACGCCGCCTTCGACGGCCTTCGGTCCCGCGCGGCGCTCGCCGAGCGGATGGCCGGGCAGCTGCCCTTCCACCGCGAGCACGGCATCCACGTCCTGCTCTCCCAGACCGCCGACGGCCGTCTGACGATCGGCGACAGCCACGCCTACGGCATGACGCACGACCCGTTCGCCCGCGAGGAGGTCGACAGGGCCGTCCTCGACTACCTGGGCACCTTCGCCGATCTCCCCGACCCGCGCATCACCGAACGCTGGACCGGCTACTACCCCTCCCTGCGCGACGGACGCACCGAACTCCTCGTCTCCCCCGAACCGCATGTCACCGTCGTCAACGGCGTCGGAGGCGCGGGCATGACGCTGTCCTTCGGCCTCGCCGAGGAAACCGTCATCGGCTGA